From the genome of Uranotaenia lowii strain MFRU-FL chromosome 1, ASM2978415v1, whole genome shotgun sequence, one region includes:
- the LOC129751440 gene encoding small ubiquitin-related modifier 3 encodes MSEEKKGSESEHINLKVLGQDNAVVQFKIKKHTPLRKLMNAYCDRAGLSMQVVRFRFDGQPINENDTPTTLEMEEGDTIEVYQQQTGGQLYF; translated from the exons ATGTCTGAGGAAAAGAAG GGATCCGAGTCTGAGCATATCAACTTGAAGGTGCTAGGACAGGACAATGCTGTGGTCCAGTTCAAAATCAAGAAGCACACACCCCTACGGAAGTTGATGAACGCCTACTGTGATCGGGCG GGTTTGTCCATGCAAGTCGTCCGATTCCGCTTCGATGGCCAGCCGATCAATGAAAATGACACCCCGACGACGCTGGAAATGGAAGAAGGAGACACGATTGAGGTGTACCAACAGCAGACTGGCGGACAGCTTTACTTTTAA